In a genomic window of Acidobacteriota bacterium:
- a CDS encoding gluconate 2-dehydrogenase subunit 3 family protein, with product MKRRDLLKQMGAALGVPALAGLSSSELLALGHALHRPASSAPAAAPQALHVFRTLDAHQDRTVSKIADMIIPPTDTAGALDVGANEFMDRLLSEWYPQNQKDFFLRGLASLDAKCQQRFSADFIDCQEDAQIEILQEEEAEAIRLSKEAGSGSISWGVFSPPIRHYFHMLKWMTLFAYYTSQEGMVEELGWKVIPGQYIGCRQNG from the coding sequence ATGAAGCGAAGAGACCTTTTGAAGCAAATGGGGGCGGCTTTGGGCGTCCCGGCCCTGGCCGGACTTTCTTCCAGCGAATTGCTTGCTCTGGGGCACGCTCTGCATCGGCCGGCCTCCTCGGCGCCCGCCGCCGCGCCCCAGGCCCTGCACGTGTTCCGCACCTTGGATGCCCACCAGGACCGCACGGTGAGCAAGATCGCCGACATGATCATCCCGCCCACCGACACGGCGGGGGCCCTGGACGTGGGTGCCAACGAGTTCATGGACCGCCTGCTCAGCGAATGGTACCCCCAGAACCAGAAAGATTTCTTCCTGCGCGGGCTGGCCTCCCTCGACGCCAAGTGTCAGCAACGCTTCTCAGCCGATTTCATCGACTGCCAGGAAGACGCGCAGATCGAGATCCTGCAGGAAGAAGAGGCGGAAGCGATCCGCCTCTCCAAAGAAGCGGGAAGCGGCTCCATAAGCTGGGGCGTCTTCTCGCCTCCCATTCGTCATTATTTTCACATGCTCAAGTGGATGACCCTTTTCGCCTACTACACCTCCCAGGAGGGGATGGTGGAGGAATTGGGCTGGAAAGTGATACCCGGGCAGTACATCGGGTGCCGTCAAAACGGATAG
- a CDS encoding DUF1080 domain-containing protein, with protein sequence MHYIRQILLIALGLLAAGCAAGPEDGSADSAGDSAAWAYGRWDVEVQHPQGSYPSWFEITAGEDGPSGRFVGRFGSARPIQQLEVGEQQLRFSLPVQWESHSSDMVFEGRPEDGKIIGETNAADGSMVPFRAVPAPELDRPGPVSFAEEPIDLLAQGLEGWTLRVEDGPDGWSFEDGVLSNQPPSVDLITRREFGDFKLQVEFWMPPGSNSGVYLRGQYEVQIQDDHGKEPDSHRCGGLYGFITPSEMACRPPQEWNRYEITLVGRTVTVVCNGVTIIEDEEIPGITGGALSSAEDGRGPIMLQGDHEAIRYRNLLVWPAQEEGQPAADEEEQ encoded by the coding sequence ATGCACTACATCCGCCAGATTCTTTTGATCGCTCTAGGTTTATTGGCGGCAGGCTGCGCAGCGGGACCGGAGGACGGTTCCGCAGACAGCGCCGGAGACTCCGCCGCCTGGGCCTACGGACGTTGGGACGTTGAAGTCCAGCATCCTCAAGGCTCCTACCCCTCATGGTTCGAGATCACTGCCGGAGAGGACGGTCCCAGCGGCCGCTTCGTGGGACGGTTCGGCAGCGCCCGGCCCATCCAGCAACTGGAAGTCGGCGAACAGCAATTGCGCTTTTCCCTGCCCGTCCAGTGGGAATCCCACTCCAGCGACATGGTTTTCGAGGGACGCCCTGAAGATGGGAAGATCATAGGTGAAACCAACGCCGCCGACGGCAGCATGGTGCCCTTCAGGGCCGTTCCGGCGCCGGAACTGGACCGTCCGGGGCCGGTGTCCTTTGCGGAAGAGCCCATCGATCTGCTGGCCCAGGGACTCGAGGGATGGACGCTGCGCGTGGAGGACGGTCCCGACGGATGGAGCTTTGAAGACGGGGTGCTATCCAATCAGCCCCCCAGCGTCGACCTCATCACCCGGCGCGAATTCGGCGACTTCAAGCTCCAGGTGGAGTTCTGGATGCCTCCAGGCAGCAACTCGGGAGTCTATCTGCGGGGACAGTACGAGGTGCAGATTCAGGACGATCACGGCAAGGAGCCGGACAGCCACCGGTGCGGCGGACTCTACGGATTCATCACGCCCAGCGAGATGGCCTGCCGGCCGCCCCAAGAGTGGAACCGCTACGAGATCACGCTGGTCGGACGCACCGTAACGGTCGTCTGCAACGGGGTCACCATCATCGAAGACGAAGAGATCCCCGGCATTACGGGCGGCGCCCTGAGCAGCGCCGAGGACGGCCGCGGACCGATCATGCTGCAAGGCGATCACGAGGCCATCCGCTACCGCAACCTGCTTGTCTGGCCCGCCCAAGAGGAGGGCCAGCCGGCAGCGGACGAGGAGGAACAATGA
- a CDS encoding serine hydrolase domain-containing protein, with amino-acid sequence MIHARLKVLWLSLALLLQPFLWAQLPRAESPEEVGLSSQRLERLAETLEEYAEQGELAGGVALVARHGKVAYLRAFGYRDLEASDPMRSDAVFRIASQTKALVSAGVMILQEEGELVISEPLAFYLPEFKDTTVAVAIEPQDGEAEGEPGYEIVKAKRPILIRDLLTHTAGIGYGYGPAKDLWQEAGIQGWYFADRDEPIGDTVSRLAKLPIDAQPGERFVYGYSTDILGALIERVSGLGLDEFLRRKILDPLGMEDTHFYLPEEKRDRLSVVYSATENGLERAPDPGGMVGQGAYLDGPRKSFSGGAGLLSTADNYALFLQMMLNGGELNGTRILSRKSVQLMTVDHLNDMEISPGVGFGLGFSVVKDLGARGVTGSLGEFGWGGAYHSSYWVDPQEDLVVVYFTQLIPAGRIYDHGKLRALVYQAMVD; translated from the coding sequence ATGATTCACGCGCGCTTGAAAGTTTTGTGGCTGAGCCTGGCCCTGTTGCTTCAGCCGTTTCTTTGGGCCCAGCTTCCCCGGGCTGAGAGTCCTGAAGAGGTAGGGCTGTCGTCGCAACGGTTGGAGAGGCTGGCTGAGACTCTGGAGGAGTACGCTGAGCAAGGCGAGTTGGCCGGAGGGGTGGCGCTGGTGGCCCGCCATGGCAAGGTGGCCTACCTGAGAGCGTTCGGCTACCGCGACCTGGAAGCCTCCGATCCCATGAGAAGCGACGCCGTCTTCCGCATTGCCTCCCAGACCAAGGCGCTGGTCAGCGCGGGGGTGATGATCTTGCAGGAAGAGGGCGAGTTGGTCATCTCTGAGCCGTTGGCTTTCTACCTTCCCGAATTCAAAGACACCACCGTGGCCGTGGCCATAGAGCCCCAGGACGGCGAAGCCGAAGGAGAGCCTGGTTACGAGATCGTCAAAGCCAAACGGCCCATCCTCATCCGCGACCTTCTCACCCACACGGCGGGCATCGGTTACGGATACGGCCCCGCAAAAGATCTTTGGCAGGAGGCCGGCATCCAGGGATGGTACTTCGCCGACCGTGACGAACCTATCGGCGACACCGTCTCCCGACTGGCCAAGCTGCCCATCGACGCCCAGCCCGGCGAACGCTTCGTCTATGGCTACTCCACAGACATTCTGGGAGCGCTCATCGAGCGCGTGAGCGGACTCGGCCTGGACGAATTCCTGCGTCGCAAGATCCTCGATCCGCTGGGAATGGAGGACACTCATTTCTACCTTCCGGAAGAGAAGCGCGATCGCCTCAGCGTGGTCTATTCAGCCACCGAGAATGGACTGGAGAGGGCTCCTGATCCCGGCGGAATGGTGGGTCAGGGAGCTTACCTCGACGGCCCCCGCAAGAGCTTCTCGGGGGGCGCGGGACTGCTCTCGACCGCAGACAACTATGCGCTCTTCCTGCAGATGATGCTCAACGGCGGTGAACTCAACGGCACCCGCATCCTCAGCCGCAAGAGCGTACAGCTTATGACTGTCGATCATTTGAACGATATGGAAATCTCGCCAGGAGTCGGCTTCGGACTCGGTTTTTCCGTCGTCAAAGACTTGGGCGCCCGCGGAGTCACGGGATCGCTGGGCGAGTTCGGCTGGGGCGGAGCCTACCACTCCTCCTACTGGGTCGATCCCCAGGAAGATCTGGTGGTGGTCTACTTCACTCAGCTCATACCCGCCGGACGCATTTACGACCATGGCAAGCTGCGCGCTCTGGTCTACCAGGCCATGGTCGACTGA
- a CDS encoding Fic family protein, translating to MSDKGAYRPPYDLTPALLRLVGEIGEEIGRYSALAESRLTPRLRRENRIRTIQASLAIENNTLTVEQVSAVIEGKRVLGHPREIQEVRNAFAAYEAMENWKPASKDDLLTAHRILMSGLVDHPGQFRKGGVGIFRGRELVHMAPPAQRVPQLMADLLGWLEETEEHPLVASCVFHYEVEFIHPFSDGNGRMGRLWQTLILRQWKPLLAFLPVETLVRDRQDEYYRVLAVSDEGADCTVFVEFMLTALLDSLREALAAEPSPLSGREPTKYRPSTDQVAQLIRALGESDLGAGELMAKLDLSHRPTFRENYLNPALEEDWIERTQPASPRSPTQRYRLTDKARRWLDAPGQK from the coding sequence ATGAGCGATAAGGGTGCATATCGGCCACCTTATGATCTCACTCCGGCTCTTCTGCGCTTGGTGGGTGAAATCGGCGAGGAGATTGGGCGCTACAGCGCTTTGGCTGAGAGTCGCCTGACGCCGCGGCTTCGCAGGGAAAACCGCATCCGTACCATTCAGGCTTCGCTTGCCATCGAGAACAACACCCTGACAGTGGAGCAGGTCTCGGCCGTCATCGAGGGCAAGCGCGTGCTGGGCCATCCACGCGAGATTCAGGAGGTTCGCAACGCCTTCGCCGCCTATGAGGCGATGGAGAATTGGAAGCCTGCTTCAAAGGATGATCTCTTGACGGCTCACCGCATTCTGATGAGCGGATTGGTGGATCATCCTGGGCAGTTTCGCAAGGGCGGGGTGGGCATCTTCCGAGGCCGGGAACTGGTGCACATGGCGCCGCCTGCTCAACGAGTGCCGCAATTGATGGCCGATCTGCTTGGATGGCTTGAAGAGACGGAAGAGCATCCGCTAGTGGCCAGTTGCGTCTTTCATTACGAGGTTGAGTTCATTCATCCTTTCAGCGACGGCAATGGACGAATGGGGCGGCTCTGGCAGACGCTGATCTTGCGCCAGTGGAAACCTCTTCTGGCCTTCTTGCCGGTTGAAACCCTGGTTCGTGACCGACAAGACGAATACTATCGTGTGCTGGCCGTGTCGGATGAGGGAGCCGACTGCACGGTTTTCGTTGAGTTCATGCTGACCGCCCTGCTTGATTCCCTGCGAGAAGCCTTGGCCGCCGAGCCGAGCCCCCTAAGCGGGCGCGAACCGACCAAGTACCGACCAAGTACCGACCAAGTAGCACAACTCATAAGGGCACTTGGAGAAAGCGACTTAGGGGCGGGCGAACTCATGGCTAAGCTAGACCTTTCTCACCGCCCCACCTTCCGGGAAAACTACTTGAACCCGGCTCTTGAGGAAGATTGGATCGAACGCACTCAACCCGCCTCGCCCCGCAGCCCCACCCAGCGCTACCGCCTCACCGACAAAGCGCGCCGCTGGCTCGACGCACCAGGTCAGAAATGA
- a CDS encoding SpoIIE family protein phosphatase gives MNKQNILVVDDELANLQKLKRTFMRDFAVQEAKSGEEALEFLRRDRFDVIITDQRMPGISGVDLLRESLSRSPQAIRIILTGYADVENLMEAINLGQVHRYVTKPWEPFSLRQTVLQDLDHWRLKRENQLLAEQLRIAKEVQLQLFPQRYPSLRSLEYYGVCHSAREVGGDYYDFLRLNPEELWMAVGDISGKGISAALLMANLQALLRSRAPLHGSSQAKLVDDVNRALYETTGDSKFASLFCGLYDGLSRRLHYVNAGHCPPILLRKREGSAREPELLEATGTLLGLFSESRYEQQTVELHPGDVLLVHTDGVTEAFDHQLQEFGEERLRQLALEHADLPPAELAQRIVDAVNGFTGDPDHRDDLTLVLARVI, from the coding sequence ATGAACAAACAGAACATCCTGGTCGTCGACGACGAACTGGCCAACCTGCAAAAACTGAAACGGACCTTCATGCGGGATTTTGCCGTCCAGGAGGCCAAGAGCGGTGAGGAAGCCCTCGAGTTTTTGAGGCGCGACCGCTTCGACGTCATCATTACCGACCAGCGAATGCCCGGCATCAGCGGCGTCGACCTGCTCAGGGAATCGCTGAGCCGCTCCCCTCAGGCCATCCGCATCATCCTTACGGGGTATGCCGACGTCGAAAACCTGATGGAGGCCATCAACCTGGGCCAGGTGCACCGCTACGTGACCAAGCCCTGGGAACCCTTCTCGTTGCGGCAGACGGTTTTGCAGGACCTCGACCACTGGCGCCTCAAGCGCGAGAACCAGCTTCTGGCCGAACAGTTGCGCATCGCCAAAGAAGTCCAGCTCCAGCTCTTTCCTCAGCGTTATCCCAGCCTGCGTTCACTGGAATACTACGGCGTCTGCCACTCGGCCCGCGAGGTGGGAGGCGATTATTACGACTTCCTGCGCCTCAATCCCGAGGAATTGTGGATGGCAGTCGGCGACATTTCGGGAAAGGGCATTTCGGCCGCGCTGCTTATGGCCAACCTGCAGGCTCTTCTGCGCAGCCGGGCTCCCTTGCATGGCTCCTCTCAGGCCAAGCTGGTTGACGACGTCAATCGAGCCCTCTACGAGACCACCGGGGACAGCAAGTTCGCCTCGCTCTTCTGCGGTCTTTACGACGGACTGTCGCGGCGCCTGCACTACGTCAACGCGGGCCACTGCCCGCCCATCCTGCTGAGAAAGCGGGAAGGGAGCGCCAGAGAACCTGAGTTGCTCGAAGCCACGGGAACCTTGTTGGGCCTTTTCTCCGAGTCGCGCTATGAGCAGCAAACCGTCGAGCTGCATCCCGGCGACGTCCTGCTCGTTCACACCGACGGCGTCACCGAGGCCTTCGATCATCAGTTGCAGGAATTCGGCGAAGAGCGCTTGCGGCAGTTGGCCCTGGAGCACGCCGATCTGCCTCCGGCTGAGCTGGCTCAGCGCATCGTCGATGCCGTCAACGGCTTCACCGGCGATCCTGATCACCGCGACGACTTGACTCTGGTGTTGGCGCGCGTGATTTGA
- a CDS encoding ribbon-helix-helix domain-containing protein, translating to MKASVAQSMRARGGEHSEKPGHTRPKGIRYPTVDTIKNLLHNAIMAVKPVQISMDGELLRKVDADPEAREKGRSAFIRSAVRLYLSAKERRRVDERISQAYSGQADGMLDEISDLVGAQAWPED from the coding sequence ATGAAAGCAAGTGTAGCGCAGTCGATGCGGGCGCGCGGGGGCGAGCACAGTGAAAAGCCCGGTCACACTCGACCAAAGGGCATCCGCTACCCAACAGTAGACACCATAAAGAACTTGTTGCATAATGCCATCATGGCAGTGAAACCAGTGCAGATCTCGATGGATGGGGAGTTGTTGCGCAAGGTGGATGCGGACCCGGAAGCCCGTGAGAAGGGGCGGTCGGCGTTTATTCGATCAGCCGTCAGGCTCTATTTGAGCGCTAAAGAGCGGCGCCGCGTTGACGAGAGAATCTCCCAGGCTTATTCGGGCCAAGCCGACGGCATGCTTGACGAGATCTCTGACCTGGTGGGAGCGCAGGCATGGCCCGAAGATTGA
- a CDS encoding ATP-binding protein, with amino-acid sequence MIDRERHLREVRGRLERNPVVAILGARQVGKTTLARQIMAGFEGETVRFDLEDPDDLARLEEPKLALGGLRGLVVIDEVQRRPDLFPVLRVLVDRPDSEARFLILGSASPDLLRQGSESLAGRIVFHRLDGFDLDEVGVSQRDRLWRRGGFPRSFLAESEEGSAEWRRGFVQTFLERDIPQLGIQIPSSTLHRFWRMLAHYHAQVFNGAELARAFGVSATTVRRYLDVLSGALVVRQLPPWFENIDKRQVKSPKIYLEDSGLLHALLGLENQEELGGHPKVGASWEGFALQQVVRRLGARREECYFWATHSGAELDLLVIRGQRRLGFEFKRTTSPKSTRSMHSAFKSLGLNSLDVIHAGEHTFPLTESIRAVAFKRLYKDVKSL; translated from the coding sequence ATGATTGATCGGGAGCGGCATCTTCGGGAGGTTCGGGGGAGGTTGGAGCGGAATCCGGTTGTGGCCATTTTAGGGGCTCGGCAGGTGGGGAAGACCACCCTGGCGCGGCAGATCATGGCGGGATTCGAAGGGGAAACCGTGCGCTTCGATCTGGAAGATCCCGACGATCTGGCTCGGTTGGAGGAGCCTAAGCTTGCTTTAGGGGGCTTGCGGGGGTTGGTGGTCATCGACGAAGTCCAGCGGCGGCCCGATCTTTTTCCTGTCCTAAGGGTGCTGGTGGACAGACCGGATTCAGAGGCGAGGTTCTTGATTCTGGGCAGCGCTTCGCCGGATCTTCTGCGCCAGGGGTCTGAATCGCTGGCCGGTCGAATCGTCTTTCATCGCTTGGACGGTTTCGACTTGGACGAGGTCGGAGTGAGCCAGCGCGACAGGCTGTGGCGGCGCGGCGGGTTTCCGCGCTCCTTCCTGGCGGAATCCGAGGAGGGCAGCGCCGAATGGCGGCGGGGCTTCGTCCAGACCTTCCTGGAGAGAGACATCCCCCAACTGGGAATTCAGATTCCCTCCTCGACCCTGCACCGGTTTTGGCGCATGCTGGCTCATTACCATGCCCAAGTTTTCAACGGGGCCGAACTAGCGCGTGCATTCGGGGTGTCGGCGACGACCGTGCGGCGCTACCTCGACGTGCTCTCGGGGGCGCTGGTCGTGCGCCAACTGCCGCCTTGGTTCGAGAACATCGACAAGCGGCAGGTCAAGTCACCCAAGATCTACCTTGAAGATTCGGGACTGCTTCACGCCCTCCTGGGCCTGGAAAACCAGGAGGAGCTGGGGGGGCATCCCAAGGTGGGCGCTTCGTGGGAGGGATTCGCGCTGCAGCAGGTCGTGCGGCGCCTGGGCGCCCGGCGCGAGGAGTGCTACTTCTGGGCCACCCACTCCGGAGCCGAACTCGACTTGCTGGTCATCCGCGGCCAGCGCCGGCTGGGATTCGAGTTCAAACGCACCACCTCACCCAAATCGACCCGCTCGATGCATTCGGCATTCAAATCCCTAGGACTGAATTCCCTCGACGTCATCCACGCCGGAGAACACACCTTCCCCCTCACCGAGTCTATCCGCGCTGTCGCCTTCAAACGTCTTTACAAGGACGTGAAGTCCCTCTGA
- a CDS encoding ADOP family duplicated permease: MRPRLDHQRLQKEAARSGLSQRDLAAKLGLSAPHLSMLMSGKRPYPTRRTRRKLTRGLALAFDELFVREPPQPRRETALAAKGKEAPSGSAEWQPRSFARDLRFAWRVLLKRPGLTLVMILTLALGIGANSAIFSVVNSVLINPLPFRDPQRLVLIWTRLTGNNVERDSTSMPNFRDLRDDNTFLEEVAALAYPFGVNLTGDGPPSQIKVASISHGFFSVLGVEPLMGREFTRRDVELLTRARQQRLRLVAPLILSHGLWQSRFGGDPAILGRKVEVNGAPMQVVAVMPPDFRFFRLLRQADLGISVELDAWWPLVTDVPAWPRDLRTIRIVGRLKPQISLAQARQQAQVLSQHLRQTHQVLEQSGFEFELAPLRNDLLEEVQPALTALQGAVLFVLLIACANVANLLLARSAARRREISIRAALGAGRIAILRQMLAESLLLAVAGGAGGLLLAVWGLQGLLYLNQENLPRVEEVSLDGRVLAFTLALCLGSALLFGLLPAMRVSRPDLVSVLRRSGRSGTGTGRGRLQRLLVIAQVALSLILLVGAGLLLRTFESLRSADLGFQPRGVLTLNISLPFGRYTQPRQQADFFHRLEEELERRPQVEAAGSILHIPMSGGWWTGPIWRLQDDPLKPSLSADYRIVTPGYFQAVGARFLAGRTLRGEEYRQALTVAVIDEALARKAWPGSDPREALGRTLSILPEQRPPHANPLQMRVVGVIEHVRNVFPTLEERPTIYFAPELCVFTSFMDVAVKGPPGADLRVAVRQALNQLDPDLGMADVLPLQHYVDRSLTHTRFSLSLIGVFAALAVTLALIGLYGVISCSVAARTQEIGLRMALGAGRARILRQVLSQALAMASAGTLLGVAGALIATQALSASLHGVNPLDPWTFAVMTVGLPAAALAAAFLPARRAVQVEPIQALRAE, translated from the coding sequence ATGCGCCCGCGCCTGGACCATCAGCGACTGCAGAAGGAGGCCGCCCGCAGCGGACTGTCTCAGAGGGACTTGGCCGCCAAATTGGGCTTGAGCGCTCCTCATCTGTCGATGCTGATGTCGGGCAAGCGGCCCTACCCCACCCGGCGGACGCGTCGCAAACTGACGCGTGGACTCGCTCTCGCTTTCGACGAGCTGTTCGTCCGCGAGCCGCCGCAACCTCGGCGGGAGACAGCGCTCGCCGCGAAGGGCAAAGAGGCTCCTTCAGGCTCGGCCGAGTGGCAGCCCCGTTCCTTCGCGCGCGACCTGCGCTTCGCCTGGAGAGTCCTGCTCAAGCGTCCCGGACTCACCCTGGTGATGATCCTCACCCTGGCCTTGGGAATCGGGGCCAACAGCGCCATCTTCAGCGTGGTCAACAGCGTTCTGATCAATCCCCTGCCCTTTCGCGATCCCCAACGGCTGGTCCTGATCTGGACCCGGCTGACGGGCAACAACGTAGAGCGCGACTCCACCTCGATGCCCAATTTCCGCGACTTGCGCGACGACAACACCTTTCTGGAGGAGGTGGCGGCCTTGGCCTATCCCTTCGGCGTCAACCTGACGGGAGACGGTCCGCCCAGCCAGATCAAGGTGGCCAGCATCAGCCACGGCTTCTTTTCCGTGCTGGGGGTAGAGCCGCTGATGGGCCGCGAGTTCACCCGCCGCGACGTCGAACTTCTGACCAGGGCCCGCCAGCAGCGGCTGCGTCTGGTGGCTCCGCTGATTCTCAGCCATGGCCTGTGGCAGAGCCGCTTCGGAGGCGACCCGGCCATCCTGGGACGCAAGGTGGAGGTGAACGGGGCGCCCATGCAGGTGGTCGCCGTCATGCCGCCCGATTTCCGCTTCTTCCGCCTGCTCAGGCAAGCCGATCTGGGCATCAGCGTCGAGTTGGACGCCTGGTGGCCGCTGGTCACCGACGTGCCCGCCTGGCCCCGCGATTTGCGCACCATCCGCATCGTGGGACGCCTCAAGCCGCAGATCTCGCTGGCCCAAGCCCGGCAGCAGGCCCAGGTCCTCTCGCAGCACCTCCGCCAGACCCATCAGGTGCTTGAGCAAAGCGGATTCGAGTTCGAACTGGCGCCCCTGCGCAACGATCTTCTGGAGGAAGTGCAGCCGGCCCTGACGGCCTTGCAGGGCGCCGTCCTCTTCGTGCTGCTCATCGCCTGCGCCAACGTGGCCAACCTGCTGCTGGCGCGCTCGGCGGCACGGCGGCGGGAGATCAGCATCCGGGCCGCGCTGGGCGCGGGACGCATCGCCATCCTGCGTCAAATGCTGGCCGAAAGCCTGCTGCTGGCCGTGGCCGGCGGAGCGGGCGGTCTGCTGCTGGCGGTGTGGGGGCTGCAAGGGCTGCTCTACCTCAATCAGGAAAACCTGCCGCGGGTGGAAGAGGTGTCGCTGGACGGCCGCGTGCTGGCCTTTACGCTGGCCTTGTGCCTGGGGTCGGCCCTGCTTTTCGGATTGCTCCCCGCCATGCGCGTCTCGCGTCCCGACCTGGTTTCAGTGCTGCGCCGCAGCGGACGCAGCGGGACGGGAACAGGCCGGGGACGCCTGCAGAGGCTGCTGGTCATCGCTCAGGTGGCTCTATCGCTCATCCTGCTGGTGGGGGCGGGATTGCTGCTGCGAACCTTCGAGAGCCTGCGCTCCGCCGACCTGGGATTCCAACCTCGCGGAGTGCTCACGCTCAACATCTCACTGCCCTTCGGCCGCTACACCCAACCCCGCCAGCAAGCCGACTTCTTCCACCGCCTGGAGGAGGAACTCGAACGGCGGCCTCAAGTCGAAGCCGCGGGCAGCATACTGCACATCCCCATGAGCGGCGGCTGGTGGACGGGCCCTATCTGGCGGCTGCAGGACGATCCGCTCAAGCCTTCCCTCTCGGCCGATTACCGCATCGTCACTCCCGGTTACTTTCAGGCCGTCGGCGCCCGTTTCCTGGCCGGGCGCACCCTGCGCGGCGAGGAGTACCGGCAGGCCCTCACGGTAGCCGTCATCGACGAGGCCCTGGCCCGCAAAGCCTGGCCCGGCAGCGACCCGCGGGAAGCGCTGGGACGCACCCTGAGCATCCTGCCCGAGCAGCGCCCGCCTCATGCCAATCCGCTGCAAATGCGGGTTGTGGGAGTGATCGAGCACGTCCGCAACGTGTTTCCCACCCTGGAAGAGCGGCCCACCATCTACTTCGCTCCCGAACTGTGCGTCTTCACCAGCTTCATGGACGTGGCGGTCAAGGGGCCTCCCGGAGCCGACTTGCGGGTAGCCGTCCGCCAGGCCCTCAACCAACTCGACCCCGATTTGGGGATGGCCGACGTGCTGCCTCTGCAACACTACGTGGACCGCTCCCTCACCCACACCCGCTTCAGCCTTTCGCTGATCGGTGTCTTCGCGGCTCTGGCAGTGACTCTGGCCTTGATCGGACTCTACGGCGTCATCTCCTGCAGCGTGGCCGCCCGTACTCAGGAGATCGGCTTGCGCATGGCCCTGGGCGCCGGACGCGCACGCATCCTGCGGCAGGTGCTGTCCCAGGCGCTGGCGATGGCCTCGGCGGGGACGCTCCTCGGGGTGGCGGGCGCGCTCATCGCCACCCAGGCACTGAGTGCTTCTCTGCACGGCGTCAACCCCCTCGACCCCTGGACTTTCGCCGTCATGACAGTGGGCTTGCCTGCCGCCGCCCTGGCCGCCGCCTTTCTTCCCGCCCGCCGGGCCGTCCAGGTTGAGCCGATCCAGGCCTTGCGAGCCGAATAG
- a CDS encoding type II toxin-antitoxin system PemK/MazF family toxin, whose protein sequence is MARRLNRGEIWLLDRPRPEKRRPLLVISRQGLIDVLHTVTVAAVTSTLRGSPTEVQVGPDEGLKQVSCVNLCNLFTVPKQELRNFLGSLDRQKMEEVCLALAIATGCD, encoded by the coding sequence ATGGCCCGAAGATTGAACCGGGGAGAGATCTGGCTTCTGGACCGTCCCAGGCCAGAGAAACGGCGCCCGCTGCTGGTAATCAGTCGGCAAGGCTTGATCGACGTGCTGCACACGGTCACGGTGGCGGCAGTCACGTCGACGTTGCGCGGTTCGCCGACTGAAGTGCAGGTCGGCCCCGACGAGGGCCTCAAGCAGGTTTCCTGCGTGAACCTCTGCAATCTCTTCACGGTCCCCAAACAAGAACTGCGAAACTTCCTCGGCTCGCTTGACCGCCAAAAGATGGAGGAGGTCTGCCTGGCCTTGGCAATTGCCACCGGGTGCGACTAG